One Micromonospora eburnea genomic region harbors:
- a CDS encoding thioredoxin domain-containing protein: MNRLANATSPYLLQHADNPVDWWPWCEEAFAEAKRRDVPVIISVGYAACHWCHVMAHESFENEAVARLMNEDFVPIKVDREERPDVDAVYMTATQAMTGQGGWPMTVFAAPDGTPFFCGTYFPRPNFIRLLGSVATAWRDQREAVLRQGAAVVEAIGGAQAVGGPGAPLTAELLDAAADQLAREYDETNGGFGGAPKFPPHMNLLFLLRHHQRTGSARSLEIVRHTCEAMARGGLYDQLAGGFARYSVDGHWTVPHFEKMLYDNALLLRVYTQLWRLTGDPLARRVARDTARFLADELHRPGEGFASALDADTQGVEGLTYVWTPAQLVEALGDEDGRWAADLFGVTEQGTFEHGTSVLKLARDVDDADPEIRARWQGVVARLLAARDARPQPARDDKVVAAWNGLAITAIAEFQQVAALYASPDDEDANLMEGVTIVADGAMRDAAEHLASGHVVDGRLRRVSRDRVVGEPAGVLEDYGCVAEAFCAMHQLTGEGRWLALAGQLLDVALARFAAPDGGFYDTADDAERLVTRPADPTDNATPSGRSAIVAALVAYAALSGETRYREAAETTLSTVAPIVGRHARFTGYAATVGEALLSGPYEIAVVTDDPAGDPLVAAAHRHAPPGAVVVAGRADQPGVPLLAERPALDGRSTAYVCRGFVCDRPVTSVDDLAARLGR, translated from the coding sequence GTGAACCGACTCGCCAACGCCACGTCGCCCTACCTGCTTCAGCACGCCGACAACCCGGTCGACTGGTGGCCCTGGTGCGAGGAGGCGTTCGCCGAGGCGAAACGGCGCGACGTCCCGGTGATCATCTCGGTCGGGTACGCGGCCTGCCACTGGTGCCACGTGATGGCGCACGAGTCGTTCGAGAACGAGGCCGTCGCCCGGCTGATGAACGAGGACTTCGTCCCGATCAAGGTGGACCGGGAGGAGCGGCCGGACGTCGACGCCGTCTACATGACCGCCACCCAGGCGATGACCGGCCAGGGCGGCTGGCCGATGACCGTCTTCGCCGCCCCGGACGGCACCCCCTTCTTCTGCGGCACGTACTTCCCCCGGCCGAACTTCATCCGTCTGCTCGGGTCGGTCGCCACCGCCTGGCGGGACCAGCGGGAGGCCGTGCTGCGCCAGGGCGCCGCCGTGGTCGAGGCGATCGGCGGCGCGCAGGCCGTGGGCGGCCCGGGCGCACCGCTCACCGCGGAGCTGCTCGACGCCGCCGCGGATCAGCTCGCCCGGGAGTACGACGAGACGAACGGTGGCTTCGGCGGGGCGCCGAAGTTCCCGCCACACATGAACCTGCTCTTCCTGCTGCGGCACCACCAGCGCACCGGCTCGGCGCGGAGCCTGGAGATCGTCCGGCACACCTGTGAGGCGATGGCCCGGGGTGGCCTCTACGACCAGCTCGCCGGCGGGTTCGCCCGCTATTCCGTGGACGGCCACTGGACCGTGCCGCACTTCGAGAAGATGCTCTACGACAACGCGCTGCTGCTGCGGGTCTACACCCAGCTCTGGCGGCTCACCGGCGACCCGCTGGCCCGCCGGGTGGCCCGGGACACCGCCCGGTTCCTCGCCGACGAGCTGCACCGGCCCGGCGAGGGCTTCGCCTCCGCGCTGGACGCGGACACCCAGGGCGTCGAGGGCCTCACCTACGTCTGGACGCCCGCGCAACTGGTCGAGGCGCTGGGGGACGAGGACGGCCGTTGGGCCGCCGACCTGTTCGGGGTGACCGAGCAGGGCACCTTCGAACACGGCACCAGCGTGCTCAAGTTGGCGCGGGACGTCGACGACGCCGATCCGGAGATCCGGGCCCGCTGGCAGGGCGTGGTGGCGCGGCTGCTGGCTGCCCGGGACGCCCGCCCCCAGCCGGCCCGGGACGACAAGGTGGTGGCCGCCTGGAACGGGCTGGCGATCACCGCGATCGCCGAGTTCCAGCAGGTCGCCGCGCTCTACGCGTCCCCCGACGACGAGGACGCGAACCTGATGGAGGGCGTCACCATCGTGGCCGACGGGGCGATGCGGGACGCCGCCGAGCACCTGGCGAGTGGGCACGTCGTGGACGGCCGGCTGCGCCGGGTCTCCCGCGACCGGGTGGTCGGCGAGCCGGCCGGCGTGCTGGAGGACTACGGCTGCGTGGCCGAGGCGTTCTGCGCGATGCACCAGCTCACCGGCGAGGGGCGGTGGCTGGCGTTGGCCGGTCAGCTCCTGGACGTGGCGCTGGCCCGGTTCGCCGCCCCGGACGGCGGCTTCTACGACACCGCCGACGACGCCGAGCGGCTGGTCACCCGGCCCGCCGACCCGACCGACAACGCCACCCCGTCCGGCCGGTCGGCGATCGTCGCGGCGCTGGTCGCGTACGCGGCGTTGAGCGGGGAGACCCGGTACCGGGAGGCGGCCGAGACCACCCTGTCGACCGTCGCGCCGATCGTCGGGCGGCACGCCCGGTTCACCGGGTACGCGGCCACCGTCGGCGAGGCGCTGCTCTCCGGCCCGTACGAGATCGCGGTGGTGACTGACGACCCGGCGGGCGACCCGCTGGTGGCGGCCGCCCACCGGCACGCCCCGCCCGGTGCCGTGGTGGTGGCGGGCCGCGCCGACCAGCCGGGCGTGCCGCTGCTGGCCGAACGGCCGGCGCTGGACGGGCGCTCCACCGCGTACGTCTGTCGGGGGTTCGTCTGTGACCGGCCGGTCACCTCGGTCGACGACCTGGCCGCCCGGCTCGGCCGCTGA
- a CDS encoding 5-(carboxyamino)imidazole ribonucleotide synthase: MDSRTGLPVVGMVGGGQLARMTHQSAIALGQSLRVLALAPDDGAALVAADVQYGDHTDLAALRTFAKGCDVVTFDHEHVPTAHIRTLADEGVKLYPPAEALLHAQDKRVMRERLAELGAPNPAWRPVEAPADLVAFGEEVGWPVVLKAARGGYDGRGVWLVDDATGAGELAATLLAGGTPLIVEERVALRRELAVQVARSPFGQVAAYPVVETVQRDGICVEVLAPAPGLPEELAVAAQQLAIDLATALGVVGLLAVELFETDAGLVVNELAMRPHNSGHWTIEGARTSQFEQHLRAVLDYPMGDTSLAAPVVVMANVLGGEPGGMPIDERLHHLFAAEPGAKVHLYGKQVRPGRKIGHVTVLGNDLDELRARAARAVRWLREGRG, from the coding sequence ATGGATTCCCGTACCGGACTTCCTGTCGTCGGCATGGTGGGCGGAGGGCAGCTGGCCCGGATGACCCACCAGTCCGCCATCGCCCTCGGCCAGTCGCTGCGCGTGCTGGCGCTCGCCCCGGACGACGGCGCGGCCCTGGTCGCGGCCGACGTCCAGTACGGCGACCACACCGACCTCGCCGCCCTGCGCACCTTCGCCAAGGGCTGCGACGTGGTCACCTTCGATCACGAGCATGTGCCCACGGCGCACATCCGCACCCTCGCCGACGAGGGCGTGAAGCTCTACCCGCCGGCCGAGGCGCTGCTGCACGCGCAGGACAAGCGGGTGATGCGCGAGCGGCTCGCCGAGCTGGGTGCGCCGAACCCGGCCTGGCGGCCCGTCGAGGCACCCGCCGACCTGGTCGCCTTCGGCGAGGAGGTCGGCTGGCCCGTGGTGCTGAAGGCGGCCCGGGGCGGCTACGACGGCCGGGGCGTCTGGCTGGTGGACGACGCCACCGGGGCCGGCGAACTGGCCGCGACCCTGCTGGCCGGGGGCACCCCGCTGATCGTCGAGGAGCGGGTCGCGCTGCGCCGGGAGCTGGCCGTGCAGGTGGCCCGCTCGCCATTCGGGCAGGTCGCCGCGTACCCGGTGGTGGAGACGGTGCAGCGGGACGGCATCTGCGTCGAGGTGCTCGCCCCGGCGCCGGGCCTGCCGGAGGAGCTGGCGGTCGCTGCCCAGCAGCTCGCCATCGACCTGGCCACCGCGCTCGGCGTGGTCGGCCTGCTCGCCGTGGAACTCTTCGAGACCGACGCCGGCCTGGTGGTCAACGAGCTGGCCATGCGGCCCCACAACTCCGGCCACTGGACCATCGAAGGTGCGCGTACCTCCCAGTTCGAGCAGCACCTGCGGGCGGTGCTCGACTATCCGATGGGGGACACCTCGCTCGCCGCGCCGGTCGTCGTGATGGCCAACGTGCTGGGCGGCGAGCCGGGCGGGATGCCCATCGACGAGCGGCTGCACCACCTGTTCGCCGCCGAGCCGGGGGCCAAGGTCCATCTGTACGGCAAGCAGGTGCGCCCCGGCCGCAAGATCGGGCACGTCACGGTGCTCGGAAACGACCTGGATGAGCTACGGGCCAGGGCGGCGCGTGCCGTCCGGTGGCTGCGGGAGGGACGCGGGTGA
- the purE gene encoding 5-(carboxyamino)imidazole ribonucleotide mutase: MSTVGLIMGSDSDWPTMRAAGEALDEFGVAYEVGVVSAHRTPVKMIEYGRAAADRGVKVIIAGAGGAAHLPGMVAAVTPLPVIGVPVPLKYLDGMDSLLSIVQMPAGVPVATVSIGNARNAGLLAVRILAASDEVLRQRMVDFQQSLENLVAEKDAALRASLP; encoded by the coding sequence GTGAGCACCGTCGGGCTGATCATGGGCAGCGACTCGGACTGGCCGACCATGCGGGCGGCCGGCGAGGCGCTCGACGAGTTCGGGGTGGCGTACGAGGTCGGCGTGGTGTCGGCGCACCGCACCCCGGTCAAGATGATCGAGTACGGTCGGGCCGCCGCCGATCGCGGGGTCAAGGTGATCATCGCGGGTGCGGGCGGGGCGGCTCACCTGCCCGGCATGGTCGCCGCCGTCACCCCGTTGCCGGTGATCGGCGTGCCGGTGCCGCTCAAGTACCTCGACGGGATGGACTCGCTGCTCTCCATCGTGCAGATGCCGGCCGGCGTGCCGGTGGCCACCGTGTCGATCGGCAACGCCCGCAACGCCGGCCTGCTCGCCGTCCGGATCCTGGCCGCCTCGGACGAGGTCCTGCGGCAGCGGATGGTCGACTTCCAGCAGAGCCTGGAGAACCTGGTGGCCGAGAAGGACGCCGCCCTCCGCGCCTCCCTCCCCTGA
- a CDS encoding SCO7613 C-terminal domain-containing membrane protein, whose amino-acid sequence MLLTAVGIGILGLTAGTGRSAVVHAVTAAGLGLIGAGASLARPALTAAALTTLFLAGALVSLAPRIRIATVAADTVCGWAAGGAAFALSGAVAAFVAATVPTDPTPTPASLREVTVPILAASFLGVCVTLGYAAIVQVAQRHLSAPHAVGTVLGAVAVAAAGFGAPGATAADAWVGGLLLLAAALLALAPRVDAGRRADLSLDGSDLALAATTAALIATLVRIAAVLVPGGQLVVAAGLILLVAVAARALPEEWRRGPILGLAVGGTLVGLIAAWSALRGGVGVVATPGPIWAGDLSGWPAAPTGGSAWQAPVALALLAGAAGILLPPPWKYDVAGAAAVLATIGAPAAFDLPWWSPVLVGATVATIFGMAAVATVDPRASVSRAVVAGVVALHAAGAGLVRPWTTALALGGIALIGVTVAALARGLAPTLVEDVRTEGMPPHLVQVGGAAAGAALLALPGAVAALAAEFGRSPQVVLTAALAASSIGLAAMAAVRRQVPEYLPYASVAVVGGATISAVAAVLTHLPSGVYAAAAALLGVLAELVRAATIPPANSARPVRRWSVLLDGALRRLPDDGTEPRWRVSPAAGALAAAVVPTALALISLTPPLLVALVEPFRVLPRIWRDAPPELLTPPAGAVDPTHVLTALMLTATAALAATGFSGGRRSRAVPVVLPGAAVTLLITPVALGHGWPQTALAGLAVFTIAMLGLALTPPPSLAEPARSLRVARVLVFAIGLAAGGAGLAGSLATRQLTLFTLGGAVGVGVVAALFGTTQRARILGWLFASLMAELFVLTLGLVVGLAAVWSAFGVLAVGAALQVFAATLPRLRRPEAYREAATVEWSGYAAALIALALAYDSPRHIAALLAAWGAVLGVAAGRPGRRPVERRILFWSVVGCEITAWWILMRAADVALPEAYTLPFAALALLVGVLELRHRPDQSSWVAYGPALVAAFLPTLAIVLATDTSMLRQVLLLLGAVAVLIFGSTSRQQAPVIVGAAVTAVTAVHALISLGPWLVLIPVGIILLALGASNERRRRAQERLQTALRGMR is encoded by the coding sequence ATGCTGCTCACCGCGGTGGGGATCGGCATACTCGGCCTCACCGCGGGCACCGGACGGTCCGCCGTGGTCCACGCGGTCACCGCCGCCGGGCTGGGCCTGATCGGCGCCGGAGCCTCGCTGGCCCGACCGGCGCTCACCGCCGCCGCGCTGACCACCCTCTTCCTGGCCGGCGCGCTGGTGTCGCTGGCGCCCCGGATCCGGATCGCGACGGTGGCGGCCGACACGGTCTGCGGCTGGGCGGCCGGCGGCGCGGCGTTCGCGCTGTCCGGAGCGGTGGCCGCGTTCGTCGCGGCGACCGTGCCGACCGACCCGACCCCGACGCCGGCGAGCCTGCGCGAGGTCACCGTCCCGATCCTCGCGGCGAGCTTCCTCGGCGTCTGCGTCACCCTCGGCTACGCCGCCATCGTCCAGGTCGCGCAGCGGCATCTCAGCGCGCCGCACGCGGTCGGCACCGTGCTCGGCGCGGTGGCGGTCGCCGCCGCCGGGTTCGGCGCACCCGGCGCCACCGCCGCCGACGCCTGGGTGGGTGGGCTACTGCTGCTCGCCGCCGCGCTGCTGGCGCTGGCGCCACGGGTGGACGCGGGCCGCCGCGCCGACCTGTCCCTGGACGGGTCGGACCTCGCGCTCGCCGCCACCACGGCGGCGCTGATCGCCACCCTGGTCCGCATCGCCGCCGTGCTCGTGCCCGGCGGCCAGCTCGTGGTGGCGGCCGGGCTGATCCTGCTGGTCGCCGTCGCCGCCCGGGCGCTGCCCGAGGAATGGCGGCGCGGACCGATCCTCGGCCTCGCGGTCGGCGGCACACTGGTCGGCCTGATCGCCGCCTGGAGCGCGCTGCGCGGCGGGGTCGGCGTGGTGGCCACGCCCGGCCCGATCTGGGCCGGCGACCTGAGCGGCTGGCCGGCCGCGCCGACCGGCGGATCGGCCTGGCAGGCACCCGTCGCGCTGGCGCTGCTGGCGGGCGCCGCCGGCATCCTGCTGCCGCCACCCTGGAAGTACGACGTCGCCGGTGCCGCCGCCGTGCTCGCCACCATCGGCGCCCCGGCCGCCTTCGACCTGCCCTGGTGGTCGCCGGTGCTGGTGGGTGCCACGGTCGCCACGATCTTCGGGATGGCGGCGGTGGCCACGGTGGACCCCCGGGCCTCAGTGTCCCGGGCCGTGGTGGCCGGGGTGGTCGCCCTGCACGCCGCCGGCGCCGGGCTGGTCCGCCCCTGGACCACCGCGCTGGCGCTGGGCGGCATCGCGCTGATCGGCGTGACGGTGGCCGCCCTGGCCCGGGGGCTCGCGCCCACGCTCGTCGAGGACGTCCGTACCGAGGGGATGCCACCGCACCTGGTGCAGGTGGGTGGGGCCGCGGCGGGTGCCGCCCTGCTCGCCCTGCCCGGGGCGGTCGCCGCGCTGGCCGCCGAGTTCGGCCGCTCACCGCAGGTGGTGCTCACCGCCGCGCTGGCCGCGTCCAGCATCGGCCTCGCCGCGATGGCGGCGGTCCGCCGGCAGGTGCCGGAATACCTCCCGTACGCGAGCGTGGCCGTGGTGGGCGGCGCGACCATCAGTGCGGTCGCCGCGGTCCTCACCCACCTGCCCTCCGGGGTGTACGCCGCCGCGGCGGCGCTGCTCGGCGTACTCGCGGAGCTGGTCCGGGCCGCCACCATCCCGCCAGCCAACTCGGCCCGACCGGTACGCCGCTGGTCGGTGCTGCTCGACGGGGCGCTGCGGCGGCTGCCGGACGACGGCACCGAGCCGCGCTGGCGGGTCAGCCCGGCCGCCGGGGCGCTCGCGGCGGCCGTGGTGCCGACCGCGCTGGCCCTGATCAGCCTGACGCCCCCGCTGCTGGTGGCCCTGGTCGAACCGTTCCGGGTGCTGCCGCGGATCTGGCGGGATGCGCCGCCTGAACTGCTCACCCCGCCCGCCGGGGCCGTCGATCCGACCCATGTGCTGACCGCGCTGATGCTCACCGCGACGGCGGCGCTCGCCGCCACCGGGTTCAGCGGGGGGCGGCGCTCCCGGGCCGTCCCGGTGGTGCTGCCCGGCGCGGCGGTCACCCTGCTGATCACGCCGGTGGCGCTCGGCCACGGGTGGCCGCAGACCGCGCTGGCCGGGTTGGCGGTCTTCACCATCGCCATGCTCGGGCTGGCGCTGACCCCACCCCCGTCGCTGGCCGAGCCGGCTCGTTCGCTGCGCGTCGCCCGGGTGCTGGTGTTCGCGATCGGGCTGGCAGCCGGGGGCGCCGGGCTGGCCGGCAGCCTCGCCACCCGGCAACTGACCCTGTTCACCCTGGGCGGCGCGGTCGGCGTGGGCGTGGTCGCCGCGCTCTTCGGCACCACCCAACGGGCCCGCATCCTCGGCTGGCTGTTCGCCTCGCTGATGGCCGAACTCTTCGTGCTCACCCTCGGCCTGGTCGTCGGGCTGGCCGCGGTCTGGTCGGCGTTCGGGGTGCTGGCGGTCGGGGCGGCGCTCCAGGTCTTCGCCGCCACCCTCCCCCGGCTGCGTCGCCCCGAGGCGTACCGGGAGGCGGCCACCGTGGAGTGGAGCGGTTACGCCGCCGCCCTCATCGCGCTGGCCCTGGCGTACGACTCGCCCCGGCACATCGCCGCGCTGCTGGCCGCCTGGGGTGCCGTTCTCGGGGTGGCGGCCGGCCGGCCAGGCCGACGGCCGGTGGAGCGGCGGATCCTGTTCTGGTCGGTGGTGGGCTGCGAGATCACCGCCTGGTGGATCCTGATGCGGGCGGCCGACGTGGCGCTGCCCGAGGCGTACACCCTGCCGTTCGCGGCGCTCGCCCTGCTCGTCGGGGTGCTGGAGCTGCGGCACCGGCCGGACCAGTCGAGCTGGGTGGCGTACGGGCCGGCGCTGGTCGCCGCGTTCCTGCCGACGTTGGCGATCGTGCTGGCCACCGACACCAGCATGCTGCGGCAGGTGCTGCTGCTGCTCGGCGCCGTGGCGGTGCTGATCTTCGGCTCGACGAGCCGGCAGCAGGCGCCGGTGATCGTGGGAGCCGCGGTCACCGCGGTGACCGCGGTGCACGCGTTGATCAGCCTCGGCCCGTGGCTGGTGCTGATCCCGGTCGGCATCATCCTGCTGGCGCTCGGCGCCAGCAACGAGCGCCGCCGCCGCGCCCAGGAACGGCTACAGACCGCCCTACGCGGCATGAGATGA
- a CDS encoding UDP-glucose dehydrogenase family protein produces the protein MTIPYPNTQPMPAIAAVTPPSGAARPRVTFLGTGYLGATYAICYAELGYEVLGFDVDADKIAKLNAGEVPIHEPGLDELLRRNLAAGRLRFSTDIKETADFGDVHFICVGTPQRADGMGADLSYVEASVTSLAQHLTRKALIVGKSTVPVGTAEWVEQLVGKHTPADLGIEVAWSPEFLQEGFAVDDVLRPNRIVVGVKSEWANGMLYAAHKGVFDLAATEDREVPLVVTDFATAELVKVAANAFLATKISFINAMAEVCEAAGGDVTQLARSIGYDPRIGNRFLQAGLGFGGACLPKDIRAFQARAQELGAGEALRFLHEVDLINQRRRTRVLQVAADLLGRRSGPAGPDLSGTRIAVLGATFKPNTDDVRDAPALAVAALLGKAGADVHVFDPQGMENARRAVPELTYEASMNDAVRGADLVCVLTEWAEFRNADPVALGELVNGRKVVDGRNCLDSTLWTQAGWAYRGMGRP, from the coding sequence GTGACCATCCCGTATCCGAACACCCAGCCGATGCCAGCCATCGCCGCGGTGACCCCGCCCTCGGGCGCGGCCCGGCCCCGGGTGACCTTCCTCGGCACCGGCTACCTCGGCGCGACGTACGCCATCTGCTACGCCGAGCTGGGCTATGAGGTACTCGGCTTCGACGTCGACGCGGACAAGATCGCCAAGCTGAACGCCGGCGAGGTCCCGATCCACGAACCCGGCCTGGACGAGCTGCTCCGGCGCAACCTGGCCGCCGGCCGGCTGCGGTTCAGCACCGACATCAAGGAAACCGCCGACTTCGGCGACGTGCACTTCATCTGCGTCGGCACCCCGCAGCGGGCCGACGGCATGGGCGCCGACCTGTCGTACGTCGAGGCGTCGGTGACCAGCCTCGCCCAGCACCTGACCCGCAAGGCGCTGATCGTCGGCAAGTCCACCGTCCCCGTGGGCACCGCCGAGTGGGTGGAGCAACTGGTCGGCAAGCACACCCCGGCCGACCTCGGCATCGAGGTGGCGTGGAGCCCGGAGTTCCTTCAGGAGGGCTTCGCCGTCGACGACGTGCTGCGGCCCAACCGGATCGTGGTCGGGGTCAAGAGCGAGTGGGCCAACGGCATGCTCTACGCCGCCCACAAAGGCGTCTTCGACCTAGCCGCCACCGAGGACCGCGAGGTGCCGCTGGTGGTCACCGACTTCGCCACCGCCGAGCTGGTCAAGGTCGCCGCGAACGCGTTCCTGGCCACCAAGATCTCCTTCATCAACGCGATGGCCGAGGTCTGCGAGGCCGCCGGCGGCGACGTCACCCAGCTGGCCCGGTCCATCGGGTACGACCCCCGGATCGGCAACCGCTTCCTCCAGGCCGGCCTCGGCTTCGGCGGCGCCTGCCTGCCCAAGGACATCCGGGCGTTCCAGGCCCGCGCCCAGGAGCTCGGCGCCGGCGAGGCGCTGCGCTTCCTGCACGAGGTCGACCTGATCAACCAGCGTCGGCGTACCCGGGTGCTCCAGGTCGCCGCCGACCTGCTCGGCCGCCGGTCCGGGCCCGCCGGGCCGGACCTCTCCGGCACCCGGATCGCCGTGCTCGGTGCCACCTTCAAGCCGAACACCGACGATGTACGGGACGCCCCGGCGCTCGCGGTCGCCGCGCTGCTCGGCAAGGCCGGCGCCGACGTGCACGTGTTCGACCCGCAGGGCATGGAGAACGCGCGCCGGGCGGTTCCCGAGCTGACGTACGAGGCGAGCATGAACGACGCCGTACGCGGAGCCGACCTGGTCTGTGTCCTCACCGAGTGGGCCGAGTTCCGCAACGCCGACCCGGTCGCCCTCGGCGAACTGGTCAACGGGCGCAAGGTGGTCGACGGGCGCAACTGCCTGGATTCCACACTGTGGACGCAGGCGGGCTGGGCGTACCGCGGCATGGGCCGCCCCTGA
- a CDS encoding acyl-CoA dehydrogenase family protein — MAAEQSFDVYRLPEEHEAVREAVREVCTAKVAPHAAEADETGEFPKSSYDALRAADFHAPHIPVEYGGAGADALATAIVIEEVARACAASSLIPAVNKLGTMPLILAGSEELKRKYLPAVATGDAMFSYCLSEPEAGSDAASMTTKAVRDGDHWVLNGVKRWITNAGVSEYYTVFAVTDPTARSKGISAFVVEKSDPGVSFGAPEKKLGIKGSPTREVYFDNVRIPADRMIGAEGTGFATAMRTLDHTRVTIAAQALGIAQGALDYAKGYVQERKQFGKPVADFQGVQFMLADMGMKLEAARQLTYAAAAKSERGDADLTYFGAAAKCFASDAAMEITTDAVQLLGGYGYTRDYPVERMMRDAKITQIYEGTNQVQRIVMARQLLKG, encoded by the coding sequence ATGGCCGCAGAGCAGTCGTTCGACGTCTACCGGTTGCCGGAGGAGCACGAGGCGGTCCGGGAAGCGGTTCGTGAGGTCTGTACGGCGAAGGTGGCCCCACACGCCGCCGAGGCGGACGAGACCGGTGAGTTCCCCAAGTCGTCGTACGACGCGCTGCGCGCGGCCGACTTCCACGCCCCGCACATCCCCGTCGAGTACGGCGGCGCCGGCGCGGACGCCCTGGCGACGGCCATCGTGATCGAGGAGGTCGCTCGCGCCTGCGCCGCGTCCTCGCTGATCCCGGCGGTGAACAAGCTGGGCACCATGCCGCTGATCCTGGCCGGCTCGGAGGAGCTGAAGCGGAAGTACCTCCCCGCGGTCGCCACCGGTGACGCGATGTTCTCGTACTGCCTCTCGGAGCCGGAGGCGGGCAGTGACGCCGCCTCGATGACCACGAAGGCGGTCCGGGACGGCGACCACTGGGTGCTCAACGGCGTGAAGCGGTGGATCACCAACGCGGGCGTCTCCGAGTACTACACCGTCTTCGCTGTGACCGATCCCACTGCCCGATCGAAGGGCATCTCGGCCTTCGTGGTGGAGAAGTCCGACCCCGGGGTCAGCTTCGGCGCGCCGGAGAAGAAGCTCGGCATCAAGGGCTCGCCCACCCGCGAGGTTTACTTCGACAATGTCCGGATCCCGGCGGACCGCATGATCGGCGCCGAGGGCACCGGCTTCGCCACCGCGATGCGCACCCTGGACCACACCCGGGTCACCATCGCCGCCCAGGCGCTCGGCATCGCGCAGGGCGCGCTGGACTACGCCAAGGGGTACGTCCAGGAGCGCAAGCAGTTCGGCAAGCCCGTGGCCGACTTCCAGGGTGTCCAGTTCATGCTCGCCGACATGGGCATGAAGCTGGAGGCGGCCCGGCAGCTCACGTACGCCGCCGCGGCCAAGTCCGAGCGGGGCGACGCCGACCTGACCTACTTCGGCGCCGCCGCCAAGTGCTTCGCCTCGGACGCCGCCATGGAGATCACCACCGACGCCGTCCAGTTGCTCGGCGGTTACGGCTACACCCGCGACTACCCGGTCGAGCGGATGATGCGGGATGCCAAGATCACCCAGATCTACGAGGGCACCAACCAGGTGCAGCGCATCGTCATGGCGCGCCAGCTCCTCAAGGGCTGA
- a CDS encoding acyl-CoA thioesterase, with the protein MTDHPSTGSAGKPTSYSRVTLSRIMTAVDVNLYGTVHGGVLMKFVDDVAGAAAARHSGGTAVTASIDEIVFSEPVRVGDLVHAHAQVNWTGHTSMEVGVRVVAERWDSAEDEPVRVVTAYLVFVGVDVGGTPRPVRPVLPETAEDERRYREAEIRRAHRLARRRAIQAHRAG; encoded by the coding sequence ATGACAGATCACCCCTCCACCGGGTCGGCCGGCAAGCCGACCTCGTACTCCCGGGTCACGTTGAGTCGGATCATGACCGCGGTCGATGTCAATCTGTACGGGACCGTGCACGGTGGGGTACTGATGAAGTTCGTCGACGACGTCGCCGGGGCGGCCGCGGCCCGGCACAGCGGCGGCACCGCGGTCACCGCCTCGATCGATGAGATCGTCTTCTCCGAGCCGGTCCGGGTGGGCGACCTGGTGCACGCCCACGCCCAGGTCAACTGGACCGGGCACACCTCGATGGAGGTGGGCGTGCGGGTGGTCGCCGAGCGCTGGGACTCGGCCGAGGACGAGCCGGTCCGGGTCGTCACGGCGTACCTGGTCTTCGTGGGTGTGGACGTCGGCGGCACGCCGCGCCCGGTCCGTCCGGTGCTGCCGGAGACCGCGGAGGACGAGCGGCGCTACCGGGAGGCGGAGATCCGCCGCGCCCACCGGCTGGCCCGCCGCCGTGCCATCCAGGCCCACCGCGCCGGCTGA